In one window of Sciurus carolinensis chromosome X, mSciCar1.2, whole genome shotgun sequence DNA:
- the LOC124971413 gene encoding ferritin heavy chain-like, giving the protein MAVFLPTPVMVPLEASQVCHNYHPDCEAAVNNQIQVQLHASYVYLSLAFYCDGHSVALEHFSSFFLHRSHEWGDGAEKLMKMQNQRGGRIRLQDILKPDRDDWHSGFQAMERALHLEKRVNQSLLELHRLATEREDPHLCHFLRSHYLHQQVLIIRELGGYLTNLRRMEAPENPLAELLFDRLTLGRSDKDT; this is encoded by the coding sequence ATGGCGGTGTTTCTGCCCACGCCCGTCATGGTTCCCCTCGAGGCGTCGCAAGTGTGCCACAACTACCACCCCGACTGCGAGGCCGCCGTCAACAACCAGATCCAGGTGCAACTGCACGCCTCCTACGTCTACCTGTCCTTGGCCTTCTACTGCGACGGCCACAGCGTGGCCCTGGAGCACTTCTCCAGCTTCTTCCTGCACCGCTCCCACGAGTGGGGGGATGGCGCCGAGAAGCTGATGAAGATGCAGAACCAGCGCGGAGGCCGCATCCGCCTCCAGGACATCCTCAAGCCCGACCGCGATGACTGGCACAGCGGCTTCCAGGCCATGGAGCGCGCCCTGCACCTGGAGAAGAGGGTCAACCAGAGCCTCCTGGAGCTGCACCGCCTGGCCACCGAGAGGGAGGACCCCCACCTCTGCCACTTCCTGCGGAGCCACTATCTGCACCAGCAGGTCCTCATCATCCGGGAGCTGGGCGGCTACCTGACCAACCTGCGCAGGATGGAGGCCCCGGAAAACCCCCTGGCCGAGCTCCTCTTTGACAGGCTCACCCTGGGCCGCAGCGACAAGGACACCTGA